From Ictalurus punctatus breed USDA103 chromosome 2, Coco_2.0, whole genome shotgun sequence:
AATTCATTTGTAGGTAAATCATCTGGCTGCTGGTCTTCTTGCACTCGGCCTGCAGAAAGGCAACATGCTCGGCATTTGGGGACCAAATACTTATGAATGGATCTTGTTCCAGTTTGCCACAGCAAAGGCTGGAATCATCATGGTAAGCATGTAAATGATTAATATGATTCTTTTTGACTGCAGGGTACATATTTATCTTTGAAATGGTGGACATTAACCAGAAACTCTTTGCAGGTGTCTTTGAATCCAGCTTATAAAGTCAGTGAGTTGACGTTTGCCCTGAGAAAGGTGCgataagcattttttttgtattttttaatattatccAGGGGTTTGTATtgtctgtaacatgacaagttacattttacagttgcaagcaaaattattcaaccctcatggcaaatcaggtttattgtcaatatttacagactttcagctgtttgcaatgaacaaatcaaacaaaagaaattgaaatagttcaacacaacaaatgctgtaACTGGTTTCCACAAACTCgactgaaaatgaaacttataATGACTACTcaagtttaaaaattattaaacccccctcacaacagcacaaatatcaTGCTGTTAGAAAATTTAGGGTGGTACAGGTGCTTTGGCCTAAATCACACCACTGTCATTGATTACAACACACCTCattgtgttttcttctttataTATTATGGTTAGTTTTTACAATGTGTTGTTTTCATGTGAATACAGGTGCAATGTAATGCAGTGGTGTGTCCTACTCAGTTCAAGAGTCAGAGGTTCTATGATATGCTGAGACAGATCTGCCCAGAACTCAACACTGCAGTGTCTGGTAGTATTAGGAGTGCCAGGTAGAACATCATTACAAGATTACAGATTAcaacaagaaagaaaatcaaTTTACAGACTTTGCAATTCAGATAACATTTGGCTTTATAACATAGTTTGTTATGACTAGAGATTACTTTTTGCTTAACATCCTTTTAGATGGTCACTGAATTATGCACTACTTGACAAAGGTAGAAAACCACTTAAGTGTTGTTTTTGCCTAGTTGTTTAATTCATTTGCATCTGGACTTTTAGCTTGCCAGATCTGCGTAATGTGATTGTGACAGACGGAAAGGAGTCTGGTATGTTGAATGTGGACGATGTGATGCAAGCAGCAGAGAGTCGGCACCACCAGCAGCTGGACAGATTAGAGGGTATCCTAAGCCCTGAAGACCCCATCAACATTCAGTTTACATCGGTATGACGTGTAATGCATTCACAGCGTAACCTATGAGAAATAAATACCACTTGGCCTGAAATTCAAATGAGCAAATATTAATTTAGTGAGCACAAAAACAGTTCCCACATCctgatttcagcttttatttctgcATAATGTACAAGTCTGTACAATTGAAAGGATATACCATGCAAACTTTAAGCAGTACTATATCAGAAGAGTGACTACAAAGACTGGCTTATTCATCTGCTTGGCGATATCTCACAACATCCACAATGGCTCTGCCCACCTGGTGTTCTTGTTCCCAAGACACCAGAATGAATTGTTTACTGCTGTCAAGCCCTGTTCGTGTGGAGCTTATACAAAGGGTCTTTAGTGCATGAATAGAACATAATGTAGTATAACCGATTGGGTGGATTGGATTAAGACTCTAATAGCAGTGTTATGCTGGTTGAAGTTGTTTTGtaaatttattctttttttttttacatttatttaaatatttaaaactaactgttcctcagtggtggaatgaacttccaacctcaatccggaccacagaatctgtcaccatcgtcaaaaaacagctaaagacccacctcttctgtgaatacttaactaacccctaaaatgccaaccccacgttatttaaaaacttactctggctcttacacgtctactctgtgcactttgcttctctagaactcaattataaatcttgtatattagcactacttgtattgttctactctttatatatcgctttgcttgtatttcctcatttgtatgtCGCTTTgcataaaagcgtctgctaaatgaataaatataaatattaaaggcAGTTAAACCAgctaaaaacacatttacatacagtgATGTCCTTTGCTCTAGATTCTCTtatgaaaataatacaataatgcaATAATAAGTTGGTGGATCAGGTTCGAATGAAAGTCAAGGAAATACCTTGCTTGCTCAGAAATGCAGTGTTTATTCAAGTGACAATCATGCCAGAATTACTTGACCATCAGGTGTCTTGTGACTGGTGTTAATTTTAGCTTACTCTTTCACTGACTGGGTGTGTAATAGTGGTTGTAGTGTCTGTTCTGGTGTTTCACTGTACATTAATATTTGTCTAGTTTGAGTCAttacttttctttatttttattccccAGGGTACAACAGGGAACCCAAAAGGTGTCACTCTGTCCCATCACAACATTGTGAACAATGCGTATTTCATCGGGCTGCGCATGGGCTACAACTGGAGAGTGAGCTTTCCTAATGAATCACTTACaagttaaaatataattaattggATAGACTAACAATATTGCTTTAAACCaaaataagaacaataaaatacagaagAATGTTAGAGTGGATCTCATATAaagccgggtgcacactgtgTGATATTTAATACTCCTTTGCGTCTGTTGCCTGTCAGACCCTATGAACATGTTCCCCTctgtaagccatgtcacactgtaggatctcagttgtcattaatgtcagactgtatgACAGTCAAGACACGAAAAACAGATGCATGCAAGAAGACTGGtacggagtaggagaagccacactacagaactgtgcctcaaatcttcctccactgccagaatttaattGGAGGAGAAATCTGATCGTGACGGCCGTTAATCGGCAGTCGGGGAACACgtcaaactagcgatcaaagactacagattttggcctaggattataggaatcttttaggattcacaaaatttgtctcagactACCACATCTTGGCCAGAATCGTACAGTGTGAACCCGGCTTAACATAACACGATCTCTCCCTAGACAAATGTACGAGTTTGTGTTCCTGTGCCCCTGTACCACTGCTTTGGGTCTGTTTTGAGTGGAATGTGCATGGCAGTTCATGGCATCACGTTGGTCTTTCCTTCAACTGCATATGATGGACAGGCAAACTTGGAGGCTATTGAGAAAGAGAAGTAGAGTTGGATTTACTGATATTTGATTGCATTTTAGTGTGTACtgggaaaaaattaaatataaccTGCTAGTTAATTCCATCTTGTTAGAGATTTAAGCAAGAGGGACAGAGAACATACTAATTAAGTGCATTTAGGATTTATTCTggatttttccccccagatGCACAGTTATCTATGGCACCCCAACAATGTACATTGACTTGCTGAATCAACATTTTGGGAACAATGACCTATCCTCACTTGAGACAGGTAAAAGTTTAGTTTGTAATTTTGATGTTAATATTTAATCCAGTGGTGATCAATGCAACTCAGGAATGTTGAACTGCCAGGTGTCATGGGTGGGTCCTCATGTCCCCCTGAAGTCATTTGGAGAGTGATAAATGACATGAAGGTTAAAGAGATAACGGTAAGTGTTTGCCTGCTATGCTGTTGATGCTTGAagcacacacccacaaacacattGAAATCCATGTTTgcatgataataaaaaaaattctctccaTGCTTTCCAAATATCAGGTGGCTTACGGAACTACAGAAAACAGTCCGATCACATTTCTGGGGTTTCCTTTGGATGAGCTGAAGCGTAAGACTGACAGTGTTGGGTACATCATGGACCACACTGAGGTCTGGTGGTTCCAATCACTTAACTTCTTTTTACAGACTATGCATATACTCTCTTACGATTTGTCacttaaatgtatatatataggatGGGAAATGTTTTGGTTCTGTGACACCagcaaaaatgtttaaagtatAGTATACTGGTCAGAACTGTTTAGGAAATAAGCAAAATGGCATCATACTGAAGAACATTTTCTAGCATTAGAGTAGATATAAAGTGTACATTTCCTCAGGTAGTACTGATATCCCTATTAGCCCTACTCCTCTTCTGTTTGTAAAGCAAACAGGACCACCGCAGGACCACAAGTGACCAGATATTTGGGTGGTAAATCATTCTCAGCAGGGCAATGAGAAACATGGTAGTGTGTGTGGGGCACTGGTGTATCAGGCATAGCAGTGTTGCCAGGATTTTTAGCTAACCTCAATATCAGTTCTGACTTGCTCTGCTCATGGCCACATATGCTCAGTTAACTGttcagggagagagaaagagagagagataacattAGTCTACAGGGAAAACAAGGCTCAGGTGTGCACTATTAGTAATTACACTGGTAGCTCATCCCTCAAACACCTCCTACCCTTAAATTACACCCCCAGCTACTACAGGCAAATTAGTACAAATTGTACATGGAAAAAGACGCACGGTAGTCTCTAGGTGTACACAGGTAGACCAATAAGGTTAGTAGGTATAATAAAGTGGCAAATATACCAatcagccatgacattaaaaccatctgcctaatatatgtaatatatgtggtatctgacaccaagacattatgcagcagatcctttaagtcttgtAAATTGTGAGGTGGGTAAATGGATTGGAGTTGTTTGTCCAGcaaatcccacagatgctcgatcaaaTTAAGatcaacatcttgaactctctcatgttcctcaaaccattcctgaacaattttggCAGTGTGGAAGGGCATATCatctgctgaaagaggccactgccattagagaatactgttgccatgatgGGTGGTACCTACCTAAAGGTACCTAAAGGTGGTACtccaaagtaacatccacatgaatgccaggacccaaggtttcccagcagaacattacccaaatcatcacactgcctctgccagcttgccttcttcccatagtgcatcctggtgccatctcttaaCCAGGTAAGCAATGCAAATGATGTGGaaggaaaatgtgattcatcagaccagaccaccttcttccactgctccatggttcagttctgattctcatgtgcccattgcaggtgctttcggtggtggacaggggtcagcatgggcactctgacctgTCTGCaactacgcagccccatacacagcaagctgcgatgcactgtgtttttgacacctttctatcataaccaccattaactttttcagcaatttgtgctgcagtagctcTTCAGTGGGTCAGGACAGACGGGCTTGCCTTCATTCCCCATGCACATCAATGAGCCATGGCGCCtatgaccctgtcgctggttcaccagttgtccttcctcggaccacttttggtaggtactaaccactgcataccgggaacaccccacaagacctgtcgCTTTgcagatgctctgacccagttgtctagccatcacaatgtgacccttgtcaaagtcgctcagttaattattttcctgcttccaacacatcaacttagaactgactgttcacttgctgcctaaaatatcccaccccttaacaGGTGTTACAGTAACGAGTCATTGTTATTCACGTCACTTgttggtggttttaatgttatgttgcTGTAACACTACCATGCCACTGTAGCTGCTGTGCTGAAAATGGTCCACAGAGTGGACAAAAATGTAGACAGAGGCTGACAAATTACTACAGTGCAGCTTATATGATGGTTGCACCCGATAAAGTATCCAATAAATGTAGGTACAAAGTAGGTGTCCCTAATAAACTGGAATATTTTACACACTCAAATTCTATTTTTCAGGCTAAGGTAGTGGATTCATTGTCTGGGCAACTGATTCCTCTGGGACAACCTGGAGAGCTGCTCATTCGAGGTTACTGCGTCATGCAGGGCTACTGGGACGAGCCTGACAGAACACAGGAGAGCATCTCAGAGGACGGTTGGTACAAGACGGGGTGAGATTTTGCTTATGTCAGATCCGCCCTTTTCATGCCATTGGGAATAGTGGCATGAAGTACATTAGGTAGGGAACAAGAGTTCATGCATAGTAAAAGGATCTGTATTCTTTTATTCTGTCCAGTGATATCGCCAGCCTCGATCAATATGGCTACTGTCGTATCGAGGGACGCATGAAGGATGTTATTAACCGTGGTGGGGAAAAGATCTTCCCTGCTGAGGTTGAACAGTTTTTACACAAACATCCGAAAGTGAAAGATGTTCAAGTAAGCCTCGTCATTGCTTCAATACACCACAAGGAGGCATTATTGCAGGAGTTACAGACGGAGTACAGAGGACTAACTGGAacattctttccttttttcctgtCGGCATGAAACCTGCAGGTGGTCGGTGTGAAAGACGATAGGCTGGGAGAGCAGGTTTGTGCCTGCATTAAGGTAGCAGAAGGTCAGCACTGCACTGTGGAGGAGATCAAGGCTTACTGCAAAGACCAGGTAACAGGAATGACTACATTCTTACacaaacaaagaagaagaagaaaaaaaaaaaccccaccaagTGTATTTATGTAATTTCAGATCTCCTACTTCAAAATCCCACATTATGTGATGTTCATTGAGAGTTATCCACTTACTGCTTCAGGGAAAGTAAGGTTCATTATGTTCTAGAAAAATTATCATCATGTGCCAAAGTGAGACAAGTGTGTACTAAGGACCTGGCTGATACAAGATTGTTCTCTACCTCAGATCCAGAAAAATAAACTGCGTGCAGAAATGGAGAACAGCCTCGGACTGTGATGTGGTCTCAACACTATGCCCACAGAACAGGGATCCATACAAGTTAGTTGGACATTTTAGCATGTTAGagatagaatttttttaaaaaaaataattaattaaaatggatGATCAGTCACTTTTTATACTGACATTTTAAACTTTATTGGACAACTGTTTtatcattatattttgaaacaaTATACAATATGTAAAATTCACACttcctctcaaaaacatgccataaggaatttgaaataaattaatgaGCTGTAAGACCCAGTCTTGGTATGTACAAATTTCCTGGACAAACCTTTAATGCTTACAATCTTATATACATGTGACAATGCAGAATCAATAGAGTGCTCAATAACTTAATATACTGTGTGAAATTAAATACAAAGGGGCAAACAAAAGTGCTCCAACATTGTGTGGTTTACAAAGTGCTGGTACAGGCAAGTTGAactgaaaaacagaaacaacCGACAGTACTATAGAATtgtgaatgaaataaattaacagTGACTGTCAAACCAACCAGCAATGTCAAGAAGCACGAGACAGAGATGAGGTAAACACAGCCACTAACAATTCCTCAACCAATATACTTCAACTGACAACATCGTATCATAACCAGTTTACATAGCCAAATAATGTTCTATAGATAAAACAGTATCATCTTCATTATAACCATTCTAAGCTAGGATGCTGGCTGGAGTAATGTTAAAAGGTGTACTACTGAGAATAGTGGTGTTTAAAGTTCTGTAGTTGGAATTAATAACATATTTCAGAATGTCAATGTTGTACTGTCAATGACAACTGTCTAAAGCTAATATAGTGACAGTGAGGTTTTCTATGTCAGTAGCTATCCAACCAGCCTGCTGAAGCAGCATACAGAGCAGAGACACACGTGAATAATTCAAAGGGCCAGTATTGAGAGTAAGGGATCTTTCCATGCCGTTTTGAAAGGCCAAAACAGTACATTCCAGGTCAACCCCCCACCGCtctcagtaaaaaataaaagacctaATTAGAATGTGACTCTGGATGCAAACAATATGGAATTCAGTTATAGAGGTATATGCTGTATACATCACTGATCTTTTCCATATCTGCTTCAGCCACCCAACCTGAAATATATTTctgtcctaaaaaaaaaaaccaaaaaaaactttttttatttttttttaaacaaaaaattgttCACTTGTGCAACAACTTGgaacaagccaaaaaaaaaaagcagaggcCTGTTTGGGCTCCTTTGTCATTCTGCTGGCttcaagtaaaaacaaaaacaggcaaaGTGAAAAATGAGAGCACTGAAGAACTGGGCTCAGCCAACAGAGTCACATGTGCCCCAGTGTCCGACATGCATCTGCCAGACACCCGCACATGAGACTCGGgatcacactcatacacacaaacacacagagtggCAGGGTTTCCCAATGTCCTTTCAATTTTGTTTCCGTGCTGtccatgtattatttttttgtggagGCAGCTGTGGTTCTTTCACACGCTGAGTGGTAGCATGCCGGGAGGAGAGACATTTCGCTGTGATGTCATTGCGCTCAGAGCACCAGGATCCAGGCCATTCATAGTTCTGCACAACAATCAATATTAGCACACAGTGTGATCAATACACAATTAACGCAAACAAATGGGTTAGGCCTCTGCATACCAAAAGGTCACCTTAATCATAATCTGTGATTTTGGGCACGTTTTGATATACATGACAAAGCCATGCAGCACTCCGATAGGAAAGGGAAGCTTTATACTCACGTTTTATCAAAGTACGTTGTgtgaagagaatgagagaactTGGTGGCATTGCTATTTATCAGGTTCCCATTTTCTGCATAGTTTTTCCTTGCTGCCTGATCTTTGGCAAAATTCCTACAGGCAGCCAGCTTGGACTCCAGGGCCTGTAGATACAGGGAAAAGCACACAGATTTTACTTCTGCCTACTGTGAGGACACCTGTCTACTACAGGCAGGTCTAGAGTAAGAGGCACAAGGTTTTATTTAACGATTGTGCATGTTGCCACTTTGAAAAGTATTTCAGGAATTACCCCAACTTTCCGCAGCAGATCACCAACAATGTTGAGAGCAGAGATCCTCGCAGATGGGGTGAGTGGAGAGTTTCCACAACCAGTGGTCAACACtaaatcaagaaaaaaataaatacaattacgTAAACCAATGATTCTTGTAAATATACACAGAATGTGAGTAAAACAGTTGCATGTGTTGAGATGCACCCCTAGAGCCCAGTTGAGAGCAGGAACTGGTTTGAAAATGAGTAAAACCCAGAGTATTGTTAGAGTTAAAACTTGAGAAGAAGGGAGCTTATTGCTTTGTATACCTTTCTGATTCACAAAAGGATGGTCTATTGTTTTTCCCACTGGTGTAGCTGGAAGAGAAAGTGAGGCTTGAACAGCAGTGTCCATTTTGTCCGTGTCTAACGTTGGAGAGCTGGGCGCCGACATTCTGGTGGAATCTGAAGCTCTTTCCCGCACAGCCAGCTCCTGCCTTAGGTCTGCAAAACAGACAAATACCTCAGTATCGGCTCAACTTGTTGCAGTATAAGTGTCAAAGAGAACAGTGTTGAGTAGAACAGTGCAGTGTACCCCGGGCCTCGTCTTTTAGCCTCTGCACAGACACCAACAGAGACTCCTTTTCATCCAGCTCACTCTCAAGAAAGGCATTTCTCTCTATGGCCTGGTTCAACCGCTGCTCAAAGTCCTCCAGAGATGTAATTGTTGCCCTGGACAAATTCAAATCAGGTATACcaatgtacatttaaatatgCATTTTTACAGGGGTTGTTAGTGACAGCTGTTTGTATGGTGTCCCATAAACAGGGTTACAAATgggcttaaaaaaaagaagaaagaaaaaaaaaaaaaaaaagaatgcttaATATGTGAAGCACAATacatgtgcatgtgcgtgtgtgtgtgtgtgtgtgtgtgtgtgtacgtaccttTTGGCCCTCTCTAGGTCATCATTGGCCTGCTCAAGTTCCCTGACATATTTGTGCAGCTGCTCCTTAATGCAGCGTGTCTGGCCCAGGTCATCCTCCAGCATAGAGATCTGCTTATAGCTCTGTGCATACTGCTGCTCCAGTTTCTCCTGCACATCACAAGCAAGCacaaaaagagagaatgaaaattaattaaaatcatCTCTAGCATTCTTTTAAGCTTTTACAGCTACACCCTTTAGCACTCCCTCCAATGTCACAAGATGGGTGTATCTGCTCTGAGCACATACTGTAACCACTGAGATATGAGGAAAACTTAAGCAATTTCAAATAACACTCGACAGACCAATCATTTATGTGTGACAGCAATAGCGTCTGATCAAACTGTAACCATGTTAtaggattttatttttgtaaatattaaagtagtgATGCACCAAAAAGAAAATTCTGGGCCAAAGATGTATTGGCTGAAAACCGGGAAAAAATGATTAAAGcccatttaaaaatgtttttttgtacaattgtgttaataatattagacttttaaaattcttttcatGAAGTTAATGAATACAAATTGAAAGACTACAAACCAATAAAATTCACACTTAATGAAATTAACACAACTTGTTAACTaacaaaaatgataaatacatCAGTCTTCAAAACAGCGGTAAATAATGAACTTAGCAGCTCTAGGCTAGCATCTTGCAAATTCAGAAAGTTTAAATATACTACacaatcattttaatgaaaacaggTAAAACACAGAATGGCAGAGGTTCTGTTGGTTTGCTGTGCTCTGCATATTGAACAGGATATCATGCTTTCAGGTGGTGTTTCAAACCCGTCGTGGAAAAGTGCTTTGGCACCGTACCCCCTCGTGAAATTTCTGTTGAACAAACACTGCAGATTGCAAATTTGCTGTCCTTATCAGAAGTATTTCCAAACCACTGACATGATCTGCGTTTGCCAGGTAGCACTGTGATAGCGTTGGCTAGATTGAAAGTGAAACCTGAGTGCCGAGGGGCGGGGCGGGCATGGCAGCATatatttttggctttttttcctcttttgacCAAAAAACGAAAATGCAATTTTCGGTTGAAAAATTTTGGCGGCCATAATTTCATTGCGTCCCTAGTATTAATACGGCTGCTTAAAGTGAAGCTTTTTTATGCCAGTTTTATCtcacattttctgtttttctcctgCTCAATTCTCATGCACTGAAGGACTACCTCTAATCCTTTTACAGCATGTACTAGGCAACCAGCCAGAATGGAAATATTTTCTGTCAGTCTAAGCTCAGTATCTATTTCACCCATTTCCTTAGGTGAGTTGTCAAATCAATGACTGGCAGAACAAAAAGGGGACAATTATTAATGTTTACAATTCACATAATGTGAGGGCAAAGTAAACTTGTACCTTCAGGTTATCCACCTCGCTTTTCAACCGTTGATTTTCAGCCTGCAGGTCGCGGATGCGGTGCTCTGCCTGGCCGAGCTGAGCCTCCAGCTCTGCCTCCAACTCCCGGCTGCCTTCCTGGAACTCCTGCAACTCCTCCTGGGCATCATTATAACTGTGGAGATAAGCACACCTTAAGCGGACATGCCTAATATCCAAGAATTACTGCTGTGGTCCAGGCCATCTGTGATTTCATGTGTTCAGCACTTTGTTTCAGTCAACTTTACATGCAGTAGTTAAAACTGGGTCACATGCTCATTTAGAGCTTGGCAGCTGTCATGAGTTACAAATAATAAGTGATGAATTACAAATGACTCAGTCAGAGCTGGCCTGAATTTACAGCAAAGAAAGGAACACTGATGAATCAGGAATAATATACAGTTCTAAACAAACCCAAACAAGGCAACACAGAACTTGGTAAAATGCTTATATTTTCTCTGAATGACTACACAGCCTTGTCTTAAGGTCAACAAGAAGTGTGGtcatgttttataaaaaaaaaaaaaaaaaaaaaaggttgccaAACATGTTCACACTGAGAGCAGATGGACAAGAAACCTCCTGTCTCAGTAGGTCAAAGGTGAGAGTTCACAAAGGAGCAGAGTGTGCATAATGGAAGTTGGAACCCTGGCAAGAGACAGGAAATTAACTAAGCAGGCTGACTCCGTGACTCTAGTAATGTTTGGCACATGAGGTTGTTTTTAGAAGGTGTCTATTGCCAAGCAGCAGAGTCTGACAGGAAGGGTGTGTGTATCAAAGTTATTTTCCTTTTACAGGCCTTAGCTCCTGCACATGGGCGATCAAAGTCTTTTGACTGCCGTGGCAGTTCTACGAAATAAGAGTCCTCAGCACAAATCCAAATAACACTTACGCATCAACAGGAAATAGCTCAAA
This genomic window contains:
- the LOC108258929 gene encoding medium-chain acyl-CoA ligase ACSF2, mitochondrial isoform X2, with the protein product MAMKMFRHFGFSIGLFKACWSRQSEKMTQYCRSVHVDSPSASNMSYVHGPTSVPLLSLTVGQSLQATVNKWPDRDAVVFLQDGVRKSFYQFQHEVNHLAAGLLALGLQKGNMLGIWGPNTYEWILFQFATAKAGIIMVSLNPAYKVSELTFALRKVQCNAVVCPTQFKSQRFYDMLRQICPELNTAVSGSIRSASLPDLRNVIVTDGKESGMLNVDDVMQAAESRHHQQLDRLEGILSPEDPINIQFTSGTTGNPKGVTLSHHNIVNNAYFIGLRMGYNWRTNVRVCVPVPLYHCFGSVLSGMCMAVHGITLVFPSTAYDGQANLEAIEKEKCTVIYGTPTMYIDLLNQHFGNNDLSSLETGVMGGSSCPPEVIWRVINDMKVKEITVAYGTTENSPITFLGFPLDELKRKTDSVGYIMDHTEAKVVDSLSGQLIPLGQPGELLIRGYCVMQGYWDEPDRTQESISEDVISPASINMATVVSRDA
- the ndel1b gene encoding nuclear distribution protein nudE-like 1-B; the protein is MDKEMMPKFTSKDEEIEYWKNLSLKYQKSYNDAQEELQEFQEGSRELEAELEAQLGQAEHRIRDLQAENQRLKSEVDNLKEKLEQQYAQSYKQISMLEDDLGQTRCIKEQLHKYVRELEQANDDLERAKRATITSLEDFEQRLNQAIERNAFLESELDEKESLLVSVQRLKDEARDLRQELAVRERASDSTRMSAPSSPTLDTDKMDTAVQASLSLPATPVGKTIDHPFVNQKVLTTGCGNSPLTPSARISALNIVGDLLRKVGALESKLAACRNFAKDQAARKNYAENGNLINSNATKFSHSLHTTYFDKTTMNGLDPGALSAMTSQRNVSPPGMLPLSV
- the LOC108258929 gene encoding medium-chain acyl-CoA ligase ACSF2, mitochondrial isoform X1; translated protein: MAMKMFRHFGFSIGLFKACWSRQSEKMTQYCRSVHVDSPSASNMSYVHGPTSVPLLSLTVGQSLQATVNKWPDRDAVVFLQDGVRKSFYQFQHEVNHLAAGLLALGLQKGNMLGIWGPNTYEWILFQFATAKAGIIMVSLNPAYKVSELTFALRKVQCNAVVCPTQFKSQRFYDMLRQICPELNTAVSGSIRSASLPDLRNVIVTDGKESGMLNVDDVMQAAESRHHQQLDRLEGILSPEDPINIQFTSGTTGNPKGVTLSHHNIVNNAYFIGLRMGYNWRTNVRVCVPVPLYHCFGSVLSGMCMAVHGITLVFPSTAYDGQANLEAIEKEKCTVIYGTPTMYIDLLNQHFGNNDLSSLETGVMGGSSCPPEVIWRVINDMKVKEITVAYGTTENSPITFLGFPLDELKRKTDSVGYIMDHTEAKVVDSLSGQLIPLGQPGELLIRGYCVMQGYWDEPDRTQESISEDGWYKTGDIASLDQYGYCRIEGRMKDVINRGGEKIFPAEVEQFLHKHPKVKDVQVVGVKDDRLGEQVCACIKVAEGQHCTVEEIKAYCKDQISYFKIPHYVMFIESYPLTASGKIQKNKLRAEMENSLGL